In Brevundimonas subvibrioides, a genomic segment contains:
- a CDS encoding 3-hydroxyacyl-CoA dehydrogenase NAD-binding domain-containing protein, whose amino-acid sequence MENFKIDVDADGIALITFDVPGRSMNTLTGKVMDELPALVERIRTDDAIKGAVITSGKASGFCAGADLGDMASGMLSGSGDLQAAFDAGWKMNSSLRALETCGKPVAAAINGLALGGGLEVALACHYRVVGDSPKIQLGLPEIKVGLFPGGGGTQRLTRLIGVQAAMTAMSSGSSWRPNDAKGAGVVHEVVPAGTEVEAAKAWIKGGGKAVQPWDDKSFKQPGGGPYHPAGIQNFLVGNAMIRKQSYGNYPAVTNLMKAVYEGIQVPMDAALRIETRYFIKTLMTPQAQGMIRSLFLSKQELDKGAVRPAGIPASDPKKVTVIGAGMMGAGIAYVQALAGIQTILIDRDQESADKGKAHVEDLLKKRLSRGQLTQDKYDALLASVVATTDYDQIKGSDLVIEAVFENREIKADVTKRAEAQLAPGAVFGSNTSTLPITGLAEASVRPEDFIGIHFFSPVDKMMLVEIILGEKTGPAAIAKALDYIIKIKKTPIVVNDGRGFYTSRCFGTYVAEGLAMLEEGYAPALIDNLGRMTGMPRGPLEMHDDVALDLSVKIAKQTALDLGDAYVPIEGHEIVRKMVEDLGRYGRKNGKGFYDYDVKPKKLWSGLSDLATVTINDSTPELIEDQKRRLLYRQAVEVAKCWAEGVIDDPREADVGAILAWGFAPWTGGPITMIDQIGLKAFVAQADVYAERYGDRFRVPQLLRDMAAKGETFYGRFAGAKAAA is encoded by the coding sequence ATGGAAAACTTCAAGATCGACGTCGACGCCGACGGCATCGCCCTGATCACCTTCGACGTGCCGGGGCGGTCGATGAACACCCTGACCGGCAAGGTCATGGATGAGCTGCCGGCCCTGGTCGAGCGCATCAGGACCGATGACGCCATCAAGGGCGCGGTCATCACCTCGGGCAAGGCCTCGGGCTTCTGCGCCGGGGCGGACCTGGGCGACATGGCGTCGGGCATGCTGTCCGGCTCGGGCGATCTGCAGGCCGCCTTCGACGCCGGCTGGAAGATGAACAGTTCGCTGCGTGCGCTGGAGACCTGCGGCAAGCCGGTGGCGGCCGCGATCAACGGCCTGGCGCTGGGCGGCGGGCTGGAGGTCGCCCTGGCCTGCCACTACCGCGTGGTCGGTGACAGTCCGAAGATCCAGCTGGGCCTGCCTGAGATCAAGGTCGGCCTGTTCCCCGGTGGCGGCGGCACCCAGCGCCTGACCCGCCTGATCGGCGTCCAGGCGGCGATGACGGCGATGAGCTCGGGCTCGTCCTGGCGTCCGAACGACGCAAAGGGCGCAGGCGTCGTGCATGAGGTAGTCCCGGCAGGTACCGAGGTCGAGGCCGCCAAGGCCTGGATCAAGGGGGGCGGAAAGGCCGTCCAGCCGTGGGACGACAAGTCGTTCAAACAGCCCGGCGGCGGCCCCTATCACCCGGCCGGCATCCAGAACTTCCTGGTCGGCAATGCGATGATCAGGAAGCAGTCGTACGGCAACTATCCGGCCGTCACCAATCTGATGAAGGCGGTCTATGAAGGCATCCAGGTGCCGATGGACGCGGCCCTGCGGATCGAGACCCGCTATTTCATCAAGACCCTGATGACGCCCCAGGCACAGGGCATGATCCGGTCGCTGTTCCTGTCCAAGCAGGAGCTGGACAAGGGGGCCGTGCGTCCCGCCGGCATCCCCGCCTCCGACCCGAAGAAGGTCACCGTCATCGGGGCCGGCATGATGGGTGCGGGCATCGCCTATGTGCAGGCGCTCGCGGGCATCCAGACCATCCTGATCGACCGCGATCAGGAGAGCGCCGACAAGGGCAAGGCCCATGTCGAGGACCTGCTGAAGAAGCGCCTGTCGCGCGGTCAGCTGACCCAGGACAAGTATGATGCCCTGCTGGCCTCCGTCGTCGCCACCACCGATTACGACCAGATCAAGGGCTCGGACCTGGTCATCGAGGCGGTGTTCGAGAACCGCGAGATCAAGGCCGATGTGACGAAGCGGGCCGAGGCCCAGCTGGCCCCCGGCGCGGTCTTCGGATCGAACACCTCGACCCTGCCGATCACCGGTCTGGCTGAGGCCAGCGTGCGGCCCGAGGACTTCATCGGCATTCACTTCTTCTCGCCCGTCGACAAGATGATGCTGGTCGAGATCATCCTGGGCGAAAAGACCGGCCCGGCCGCGATCGCCAAGGCGCTGGACTACATCATCAAGATCAAGAAGACGCCGATCGTCGTCAACGACGGCCGCGGCTTCTACACCTCGCGCTGCTTTGGCACCTATGTGGCCGAGGGGCTGGCGATGCTGGAGGAGGGCTACGCCCCTGCCCTGATCGACAACCTGGGCCGGATGACCGGCATGCCGCGCGGCCCGCTGGAGATGCACGACGACGTCGCGCTGGACCTGTCGGTCAAGATCGCCAAGCAGACGGCGCTGGACCTCGGCGACGCCTATGTGCCGATCGAGGGCCACGAGATCGTCCGCAAGATGGTCGAGGACCTGGGTCGCTATGGCCGCAAGAACGGCAAGGGCTTCTACGACTATGACGTGAAGCCCAAGAAACTGTGGTCGGGCCTTTCGGATCTGGCGACCGTCACCATCAACGACTCGACGCCCGAGCTGATCGAGGACCAGAAGCGCCGCCTGCTGTACCGCCAGGCCGTCGAGGTCGCCAAATGCTGGGCCGAGGGCGTCATCGACGACCCGCGCGAGGCCGACGTCGGCGCCATCCTGGCCTGGGGCTTCGCGCCCTGGACCGGCGGCCCCATCACCATGATCGACCAGATCGGGCTGAAGGCCTTTGTGGCCCAGGCCGACGTCTATGCCGAGCGCTACGGCGACCGGTTCCGCGTCCCCCAGCTGCTGCGCGACATGGCTGCGAAGGGTGAGACCTTCTACGGCAGGTTCGCCGGGGCGAAGGCCGCCGCCTGA
- a CDS encoding acetyl-CoA C-acetyltransferase, protein MTEAYIYDAVRTPRGKGKKDGSLHEITGLSLATQVLEALRDRNGLDTSKVDDVILGCVSPVGEQGADIARTAVLSAGWAQTVAGVQINRFCASGLEAVNMAAAKVKSGEADFAVGGGVEAMSRVPMGSDGGAWPVDPSSAFPTYFVPQGVSADMIASKYGFSRDDVDAYSMESHKRAAAAWAAGNFSKSVVPVKNQLGLVQLDRDETIRPNTDMQSLGGLNPSFAMMGEMAFDAVINQRYPEVERVNHVHTPGNSSGIVDGSAGVLIGSLEAGKALGLKPRARIKGAASIGSEPSIMLTGPEFVTKKLLGKLGMTVADIDVWELNEAFAAVVLRYMQALDIPHDKMNVNGGGISMGHPLGATGAMITGIALDELERSGKETALITLCIGGGMGTATVIERV, encoded by the coding sequence ATGACTGAGGCCTATATCTACGACGCCGTGCGGACCCCGCGCGGCAAGGGCAAGAAGGACGGGTCTCTGCACGAGATCACCGGCCTCAGCCTGGCGACCCAGGTGCTGGAAGCCCTGCGCGACAGGAACGGGCTGGACACGTCGAAGGTCGACGACGTCATCCTGGGCTGCGTCTCGCCGGTGGGCGAACAGGGCGCGGACATCGCCCGCACGGCGGTCCTGTCGGCGGGCTGGGCCCAGACGGTGGCCGGTGTCCAGATCAACCGCTTCTGCGCCTCGGGGCTGGAAGCCGTGAACATGGCGGCCGCCAAGGTGAAGTCCGGCGAGGCCGATTTCGCCGTCGGCGGCGGCGTCGAGGCCATGAGCCGCGTGCCGATGGGCTCGGACGGCGGGGCCTGGCCGGTCGATCCGTCCAGCGCCTTCCCGACCTATTTCGTGCCCCAGGGCGTCTCGGCCGACATGATCGCCTCGAAATACGGCTTCAGCCGCGACGACGTTGACGCCTATTCGATGGAAAGCCACAAGCGTGCCGCCGCCGCCTGGGCCGCCGGAAACTTCTCGAAATCGGTCGTGCCGGTGAAGAATCAGCTGGGTCTGGTCCAGCTGGACCGCGACGAGACCATCCGTCCGAACACCGACATGCAGTCGCTGGGCGGGCTGAACCCCTCCTTCGCCATGATGGGCGAGATGGCCTTCGACGCCGTGATCAACCAGCGCTACCCCGAGGTCGAGCGCGTCAACCACGTCCACACGCCGGGCAATTCGTCCGGCATCGTCGACGGGTCGGCCGGGGTGCTCATCGGGTCGCTGGAGGCCGGCAAGGCCCTGGGCCTGAAGCCCCGCGCCCGCATCAAGGGTGCCGCCTCGATCGGCTCCGAACCCTCGATCATGCTGACCGGTCCCGAGTTCGTGACCAAGAAGCTGCTGGGCAAGCTGGGCATGACCGTCGCCGACATCGACGTGTGGGAGCTGAACGAGGCCTTCGCCGCCGTCGTCCTGCGCTACATGCAGGCGCTGGACATCCCGCACGACAAGATGAACGTGAACGGCGGCGGCATCTCCATGGGCCACCCCCTGGGCGCGACCGGCGCCATGATCACGGGCATCGCGCTGGACGAGCTGGAACGCTCCGGCAAGGAGACCGCCCTGATCACCCTGTGCATCGGCGGCGGCATGGGCACCGCCACCGTCATCGAACGCGTCTGA
- a CDS encoding CAP domain-containing protein produces MKRRALTACIGALILPAMAACAPSGPSSGPLWIQPASEQARVLTPTPPVDDSVPSDEIERRLLAAQNAERARVGAPPLIWSETLEAEADDWARTLIETGRFAHDPRPHGHGENLWTGWGGRVFTPEDMVGDWIRERADYRPGVFPDVSRTGDWVAVGHYTQLIWSGTTHVGCAVETRADQSLLACRYAPPGNVDGLRP; encoded by the coding sequence ATGAAACGACGAGCCCTGACCGCCTGCATCGGGGCGCTGATCCTGCCCGCCATGGCGGCCTGCGCCCCGTCCGGTCCATCCTCGGGGCCGCTCTGGATCCAGCCGGCCTCGGAGCAGGCGCGGGTGCTGACCCCGACGCCTCCGGTCGACGATTCGGTGCCGTCGGACGAGATCGAGCGCCGGTTGCTGGCCGCGCAGAATGCCGAGCGCGCCCGGGTCGGTGCGCCGCCCCTGATCTGGAGCGAGACTCTGGAAGCCGAGGCGGACGACTGGGCCAGGACTCTGATCGAGACGGGTCGGTTCGCGCACGACCCGCGACCTCATGGCCACGGCGAGAACCTGTGGACGGGCTGGGGCGGTCGGGTCTTCACGCCCGAGGACATGGTCGGTGACTGGATCAGGGAGCGCGCGGACTATCGCCCGGGCGTCTTTCCGGACGTCAGCCGGACCGGGGACTGGGTCGCCGTCGGTCATTACACCCAGCTGATCTGGAGCGGCACGACCCATGTCGGCTGTGCGGTCGAGACGCGGGCTGACCAGTCCCTCCTGGCCTGCCGCTACGCTCCGCCCGGAAACGTCGACGGCCTGAGGCCCTGA
- a CDS encoding ferritin-like domain-containing protein yields the protein MANKTLDTLFHDTLKDIYYAERKILKALPKMQRAARSPELKAAFEKHIGQTEGQIERLQQVFDIIGKPARGKTCDAIEGILAEGDEIAEEYKDTPALDAGLLAAAQAVEHYEITRYGTLKRWALVLGLDDAAALLDETLQEESQTDEDLTAIADAAVNAEAMQASAA from the coding sequence ATGGCCAACAAGACCCTCGACACCCTTTTCCACGACACGCTCAAGGACATCTATTACGCCGAGCGCAAGATCCTGAAGGCCCTGCCCAAGATGCAGCGCGCGGCCCGGTCGCCCGAGCTGAAGGCGGCGTTCGAGAAGCACATCGGCCAGACGGAAGGCCAGATCGAACGCCTGCAGCAGGTGTTCGACATCATCGGCAAGCCGGCGCGCGGCAAGACCTGCGACGCCATTGAGGGCATTCTGGCCGAGGGCGACGAGATTGCGGAGGAGTACAAGGACACGCCCGCCCTCGACGCCGGCCTGCTGGCAGCGGCCCAGGCGGTCGAACACTATGAGATCACCCGCTACGGCACGCTGAAGCGCTGGGCCCTGGTGCTCGGCCTCGACGATGCAGCCGCCCTGCTGGACGAGACCCTGCAGGAAGAGTCGCAGACCGACGAGGATCTGACCGCGATCGCCGACGCCGCCGTCAATGCCGAGGCGATGCAGGCCTCGGCCGCCTGA
- a CDS encoding Crp/Fnr family transcriptional regulator: MSDPVENRFIAGLAAGDATALHPLLRRVSVAVDQIVVDQGAPVDQVHFPIDAQFANLVRFSDGSAIETAVIGSEGLTGLAPFMANLTCGWEIVCRASGEAWVASAPAFRALAAVRPSLMARLLALTDLYQAQAAHAAACNAGHAVPDRIARWFLTADDLSPRDVMTFRQEELARLIGARRSTVSEAASQLKRRKLVSYNRGIIRIIDRPGLEAAACECYRMLKPRLDALYEKQGA; encoded by the coding sequence ATGTCAGACCCTGTCGAAAACCGTTTCATCGCCGGCCTTGCCGCCGGGGATGCCACTGCCCTTCACCCCCTTCTGCGCCGCGTGTCGGTCGCGGTGGACCAGATCGTCGTGGACCAGGGCGCGCCGGTCGATCAGGTCCATTTCCCGATCGACGCCCAGTTCGCCAATCTGGTCCGGTTTTCGGACGGCAGCGCGATCGAGACCGCCGTGATCGGCAGCGAGGGCCTGACGGGTCTGGCCCCCTTCATGGCCAATCTGACCTGCGGGTGGGAGATCGTCTGCCGCGCCTCGGGCGAGGCCTGGGTGGCCAGCGCCCCGGCGTTCCGCGCGCTCGCCGCCGTGCGACCCAGCCTCATGGCGCGGCTGCTGGCCCTGACCGACCTCTATCAGGCCCAGGCCGCCCACGCCGCGGCCTGCAACGCCGGGCACGCCGTGCCCGACCGCATCGCCCGCTGGTTCCTGACGGCCGACGACCTGTCGCCCCGCGACGTCATGACCTTTCGTCAGGAGGAGCTGGCCCGGCTGATCGGGGCCCGCCGCTCGACCGTCAGCGAGGCGGCCTCGCAGCTGAAGCGGCGAAAGCTCGTCTCCTACAACCGGGGCATCATCCGCATCATCGACCGGCCCGGCCTCGAGGCGGCGGCCTGCGAATGCTACCGGATGCTGAAACCCCGCCTGGATGCGCTCTACGAAAAGCAGGGTGCCTGA
- the thrS gene encoding threonine--tRNA ligase, with translation MIQLTFPDGATREYPAGSTARDVAHAISPSLAKKAVLAELNGEQRDLNRVLETGGSFRLIMRDDPEALYTIRHDTAHVLAEAVQTLFPGTQVTIGPAIEDGFYYDFYRETPFSTDDFAAIEKEMSKIVDRDARFEREVWDRDEAILFFEARGEKFKAELIRDLPDDQTITLYRQGDWIDLCRGPHFPSTRSVGKAFRLTKLAGAYWRGDSSREQLQRIYGTAWATKEDLDAYLLRIEEAEKRDHRKIGRQMELFHMQEEGRGMVFWHPKGWVLWQVIEAYMRRRLDAAGYVEVKTPQVLDRKFWEASGHWEKYRPNMFVCETVEGETLSLKPMNCPGHVQIFGIGQRSYRELPLRMAEFGACHRYEPSGALHGLMRVRGFTQDDAHIFCREDQIVEETRRFIELTRIVHADLGMQTAYINLATRPEVRAGSDEFWDKAEGMLGEAARLAGVDPVIAEGDGAFYAPKLDFVVKDAIGREWTCGTLQLDYVLPERLNAEYVGEDGQKHRPVMLHRAILGSFERFIGIMIENYAGAFPLWLAPVQAVVATITSDADDYAHEVAAKFKAAGLRVETDLRNEKVGYKVREHSVGKVPVIAVVGRNEAEKGEVAIRRLGSQAQTVVSIEDAIRILTGEATPPDLR, from the coding sequence ATGATCCAGCTGACCTTTCCCGACGGCGCGACGCGTGAGTATCCGGCCGGATCGACCGCGCGCGACGTGGCCCACGCCATCTCGCCTTCACTGGCCAAAAAGGCCGTTCTGGCCGAGCTGAACGGCGAGCAGCGCGACCTGAACCGGGTTCTGGAAACGGGCGGATCGTTCCGCCTGATCATGCGCGACGACCCGGAGGCGCTCTACACCATCCGCCACGACACGGCACACGTCCTGGCCGAGGCGGTGCAGACGCTGTTCCCCGGCACCCAGGTTACGATCGGCCCGGCGATCGAGGACGGATTCTATTACGACTTCTACCGCGAGACGCCCTTCTCGACCGACGACTTCGCCGCCATCGAAAAGGAGATGTCAAAGATCGTGGACCGCGACGCCCGGTTCGAGCGCGAGGTCTGGGACCGGGACGAGGCGATCCTTTTTTTCGAGGCCCGGGGCGAGAAGTTCAAGGCCGAGCTGATCCGCGACCTGCCGGACGACCAGACCATCACCCTGTACAGGCAGGGCGACTGGATCGACCTGTGCCGGGGCCCGCACTTCCCCTCGACCCGGTCGGTGGGCAAGGCCTTCAGGCTGACCAAGCTGGCAGGGGCCTATTGGCGGGGCGATTCCAGCCGCGAGCAACTGCAGCGCATCTATGGCACCGCCTGGGCCACGAAGGAGGACCTGGACGCCTATCTGCTGCGCATCGAGGAGGCCGAAAAACGGGATCACCGGAAGATCGGGCGCCAGATGGAGCTCTTCCACATGCAGGAAGAGGGCCGGGGCATGGTCTTCTGGCACCCCAAGGGCTGGGTGCTGTGGCAGGTCATCGAGGCCTATATGCGCCGCCGTCTGGATGCCGCCGGCTATGTCGAGGTCAAGACGCCCCAGGTGCTGGACCGCAAATTCTGGGAGGCCTCGGGCCACTGGGAGAAATACCGGCCCAATATGTTCGTCTGCGAGACGGTGGAGGGCGAGACCCTCAGCCTGAAGCCGATGAACTGTCCAGGCCACGTCCAGATCTTCGGCATCGGCCAGCGGTCCTACCGCGAACTGCCGCTGCGCATGGCCGAGTTCGGGGCCTGTCACCGCTATGAGCCGTCGGGGGCCCTGCACGGGCTGATGCGGGTGCGCGGCTTCACCCAGGACGACGCCCACATCTTCTGCCGCGAGGACCAGATCGTGGAAGAGACGCGCCGGTTCATCGAGCTGACCCGGATCGTCCATGCCGACCTCGGCATGCAGACGGCCTACATCAACCTGGCCACCCGACCCGAAGTCCGCGCCGGGTCCGATGAATTCTGGGACAAGGCCGAGGGCATGCTGGGCGAGGCCGCGCGCCTGGCCGGGGTCGATCCGGTCATCGCCGAGGGCGACGGGGCCTTCTATGCGCCCAAGCTGGATTTCGTGGTCAAGGACGCCATCGGCCGGGAATGGACCTGCGGCACCCTGCAGCTCGACTACGTCCTGCCCGAACGGCTGAATGCGGAGTACGTCGGCGAGGATGGCCAGAAGCACCGGCCGGTCATGCTGCACCGGGCGATCCTGGGCTCGTTCGAACGGTTCATCGGCATCATGATCGAGAACTACGCCGGGGCCTTCCCGCTGTGGCTCGCGCCGGTGCAGGCGGTGGTGGCGACCATCACCTCGGACGCCGACGACTATGCCCATGAGGTCGCCGCGAAGTTCAAGGCGGCGGGGCTTCGCGTCGAGACCGACCTGCGCAACGAGAAGGTCGGCTACAAGGTGCGCGAGCACTCGGTCGGCAAGGTGCCGGTCATCGCCGTGGTCGGCCGGAACGAGGCCGAAAAGGGCGAGGTCGCCATCCGACGGCTGGGGTCGCAGGCCCAGACGGTCGTATCGATCGAGGACGCCATCCGCATCCTGACCGGGGAAGCGACGCCGCCCGATCTCCGCTAG
- the yidD gene encoding membrane protein insertion efficiency factor YidD, translating into MTQTTLYERGVRAAHRGYKLTLSPFFGQSCRFLPTCSDYGRDALIQHGLRKGGWLTLRRLCKCHPFGGSGYDPVPPLETEDR; encoded by the coding sequence ATGACGCAGACGACCCTCTACGAACGCGGCGTGCGCGCGGCCCATCGCGGCTACAAGCTGACGCTCAGCCCCTTCTTTGGCCAGTCGTGCCGGTTCCTGCCCACCTGTTCGGACTATGGCCGGGACGCCCTGATCCAGCACGGCCTGCGAAAGGGGGGGTGGCTGACCCTGCGTCGGCTCTGTAAATGCCACCCCTTCGGCGGTTCGGGATATGACCCGGTTCCGCCCCTTGAGACTGAAGACCGATGA
- a CDS encoding iron-sulfur cluster assembly scaffold protein translates to MIDDLYSARILTLAANLPHAGRLAAPEGTGERVARLCGSRATVDVVLDADGRVADFAQDVKACALGQAAAGVVGEVVLGATTDDLRSARDAMLSMLKSGGDGPEGRFDGLRVLRQVADYPARHASTMVALEATLDAVNQALAARAGLAGAA, encoded by the coding sequence ATGATCGACGATCTCTACAGCGCGCGCATCCTGACGCTGGCGGCGAACCTGCCGCACGCCGGAAGGCTTGCAGCGCCGGAAGGCACGGGCGAGCGGGTGGCGAGGCTTTGCGGGTCAAGGGCGACGGTCGATGTCGTTCTTGACGCCGACGGCCGGGTTGCGGATTTCGCCCAGGACGTAAAGGCCTGCGCCCTGGGCCAGGCGGCGGCGGGTGTGGTCGGTGAGGTCGTTCTGGGAGCCACGACCGACGACCTGCGATCGGCCCGGGACGCCATGCTGTCCATGCTGAAATCCGGCGGCGACGGGCCCGAAGGCCGGTTCGACGGGCTGCGCGTCCTCAGGCAGGTGGCCGACTATCCCGCGCGCCACGCCTCCACGATGGTCGCGCTCGAGGCGACGCTCGATGCGGTGAACCAGGCGCTCGCCGCCCGCGCCGGGCTGGCAGGCGCGGCCTGA
- a CDS encoding DUF4168 domain-containing protein — translation MRLSLLAAVSALALTAVAPDAFAAPMAVVQTAQYSDAQLQAFGTAMTAVRAAAPTDGSAPNAEQQAAMAAAVSSSGMDITAFNALATAVSTDEVLQARLAVLATPESPAGSVAASVTDAEVAQFGAAMVQVRAAAPTDGSAPTPEQQAAMASAVSASGLALDRFNAIAQAVSSDERLRARLELAAVQAD, via the coding sequence ATGCGACTGTCCCTGCTCGCCGCCGTTTCCGCCCTTGCCCTGACGGCGGTGGCGCCCGACGCGTTCGCCGCGCCGATGGCGGTGGTCCAGACCGCCCAGTATTCCGACGCGCAGCTTCAGGCCTTCGGTACGGCCATGACCGCCGTCCGCGCCGCGGCACCGACCGACGGCAGCGCCCCCAATGCCGAACAGCAGGCCGCCATGGCCGCGGCCGTGTCGTCGTCCGGCATGGACATCACCGCCTTCAACGCCCTGGCCACGGCGGTGTCGACCGACGAGGTGCTGCAGGCCCGTCTGGCCGTCCTGGCCACCCCTGAATCGCCCGCCGGCTCCGTCGCCGCCTCCGTGACGGACGCCGAGGTGGCCCAGTTCGGTGCGGCGATGGTTCAGGTTCGCGCCGCGGCCCCGACCGACGGTTCCGCTCCCACGCCCGAGCAGCAGGCGGCGATGGCTTCGGCGGTTTCGGCTTCGGGGCTGGCCCTGGATCGCTTCAACGCCATCGCCCAGGCGGTCTCGTCCGACGAGCGTCTGCGCGCCCGTCTGGAACTGGCGGCCGTTCAGGCCGACTGA
- a CDS encoding tetratricopeptide repeat protein → MSRHRAIASAAFVILTCIGGGSVATRAAAQASGAETTATPPRPASAEERAAYARLDPLARSVFWSREMEVNPADPVAGVRLAEALRQLGQFEQAAAIGEQVLVTQPRNLEAMLEIGRAQIARGQAFYGIAPLERARTEAPGDWRPLSLLGVAYQQVSRTADAQEAWNAALALSPDNPEVLTNAAMALATNGDAPGAEPLLRRAVAQPAATQKMRLNLAMVLGLQGKTGEAEQIIRRELPPEAAERNLRWLQNQSRPQPGRATDDASPALARTWSSLQAR, encoded by the coding sequence ATGTCACGCCACCGGGCCATAGCGTCTGCCGCTTTCGTCATCCTGACCTGCATCGGCGGGGGATCGGTCGCCACCCGCGCTGCCGCGCAGGCCTCCGGTGCCGAGACCACGGCCACCCCGCCCCGGCCCGCGTCGGCCGAAGAGCGTGCCGCCTATGCCCGTCTCGATCCGCTGGCCCGTTCGGTCTTCTGGTCGCGCGAGATGGAGGTCAATCCGGCCGATCCGGTGGCCGGCGTGCGTCTGGCCGAGGCGCTGCGGCAGCTGGGACAGTTCGAACAGGCGGCCGCGATCGGCGAACAGGTGCTCGTCACCCAGCCCCGGAACCTGGAGGCGATGCTGGAGATCGGTCGGGCCCAGATCGCGCGAGGCCAGGCCTTCTACGGTATCGCCCCCCTGGAACGGGCCCGGACCGAGGCACCCGGCGACTGGCGGCCGCTGTCGCTGCTGGGGGTGGCCTATCAGCAGGTCAGCCGCACGGCCGATGCGCAGGAGGCCTGGAATGCAGCCCTGGCCCTGTCGCCCGACAATCCGGAAGTCCTGACCAATGCCGCCATGGCCCTGGCCACGAACGGTGACGCGCCGGGGGCGGAGCCGCTGTTGCGCCGCGCCGTGGCCCAGCCGGCCGCCACCCAGAAGATGCGGCTGAATCTGGCCATGGTGCTGGGCCTGCAGGGCAAGACCGGCGAGGCCGAGCAGATCATCCGGCGCGAGCTTCCTCCGGAAGCCGCCGAGCGGAACCTGCGATGGCTGCAGAACCAGAGCCGTCCCCAGCCGGGCCGGGCGACGGACGACGCCTCGCCGGCTCTGGCCCGGACCTGGTCCTCGTTGCAGGCCCGGTAG
- a CDS encoding leucyl aminopeptidase family protein — translation MSPNATDPIVSPQAPEAAGATPVRFVGPSGTVAPEARAWAERLGFKGKPGQVVVVPGADGEVDHIIVGAGKTFDPVSARALSARLPAGLYRLEGEPEDQKVAALAFLLGLYRFDRYRSRKDEDPVRLVAPDGFDVEDATRIAAACALTREMVDTPAADMGPLQMETIAREIAEAHGASISVVTGDALLEENYPAIHAVGRAAAPHRAPRIIEIGWNLDRTDRPLVALVGKGVAFDSGGLDIKSATGMRNMKKDMGGAAHVLALARLVMQAGLDVRLVVLVAAVENAISADAFRPGDVLNSRKGLTIEIGNTDAEGRLILADALTRAGEHQPDLTLDFATLTGAARVALGPELPPLYTDDEALAADLLAAASTVRDPLWRMPLWPGYRAAIDSDIADVRNDSASWAQGGSITAALFLQKFAPTTGAWAHLDVFAWNSRNRPGHPEGGEAQGLRAAYAMLKARYAG, via the coding sequence ATGTCCCCAAATGCCACTGATCCCATCGTGTCCCCTCAGGCACCCGAGGCTGCCGGCGCAACGCCCGTGCGTTTCGTCGGTCCGTCCGGGACGGTCGCTCCGGAGGCGCGCGCCTGGGCAGAGCGACTGGGCTTCAAGGGCAAGCCGGGACAGGTCGTCGTCGTGCCCGGTGCCGATGGCGAGGTGGATCATATCATCGTCGGCGCGGGCAAGACCTTCGATCCCGTGAGCGCCCGCGCCCTGTCGGCCAGACTGCCGGCGGGACTGTATCGGCTGGAGGGCGAGCCGGAGGACCAGAAGGTCGCGGCGCTGGCCTTCCTGCTCGGCCTCTACCGGTTCGATCGGTACAGGTCGCGCAAGGACGAGGATCCCGTGCGGCTGGTCGCCCCCGACGGGTTCGATGTGGAGGATGCGACCCGGATCGCCGCCGCCTGCGCCCTGACCCGCGAGATGGTCGATACCCCCGCGGCCGACATGGGTCCGCTGCAGATGGAGACCATCGCCCGCGAGATCGCAGAGGCGCACGGGGCCTCGATCTCGGTCGTGACCGGCGATGCCCTGCTGGAGGAAAACTACCCCGCCATTCACGCGGTGGGCCGGGCCGCCGCCCCGCATCGCGCGCCCCGCATCATCGAGATCGGCTGGAATCTGGACCGCACCGACCGACCGCTGGTCGCCCTGGTCGGAAAGGGCGTCGCCTTCGATTCGGGCGGGCTGGACATCAAGTCCGCCACGGGGATGCGCAATATGAAGAAGGACATGGGCGGGGCGGCCCACGTCCTGGCGCTCGCAAGGCTGGTCATGCAGGCGGGGCTGGACGTGCGGCTGGTCGTGCTGGTGGCGGCGGTCGAGAACGCCATATCCGCCGACGCCTTTCGGCCGGGGGACGTGCTGAACAGCCGCAAGGGTCTGACCATCGAGATCGGCAATACCGATGCGGAGGGGCGTCTGATCCTGGCCGATGCCCTGACCCGGGCCGGCGAGCATCAGCCGGACCTGACGCTGGACTTCGCCACCCTGACCGGGGCCGCGCGCGTGGCCCTGGGGCCGGAACTGCCGCCCCTCTACACCGATGACGAGGCCCTGGCCGCCGACCTGCTCGCGGCCGCCAGCACTGTGCGCGACCCCCTCTGGCGGATGCCGCTATGGCCCGGCTACCGCGCGGCGATCGACAGCGACATCGCCGATGTCCGGAACGATTCGGCCAGCTGGGCCCAGGGCGGTTCGATCACCGCCGCCCTGTTCCTGCAGAAATTCGCCCCCACCACCGGAGCCTGGGCCCATCTGGACGTCTTTGCCTGGAACAGCCGTAATCGCCCCGGCCACCCCGAAGGCGGCGAGGCGCAGGGTCTGCGCGCCGCCTATGCGATGCTGAAGGCGCGATACGCCGGTTGA